The following is a genomic window from Neodiprion virginianus isolate iyNeoVirg1 chromosome 1, iyNeoVirg1.1, whole genome shotgun sequence.
ttttcgcgTTACCTGCTGAGCAATTACTGGTGTATATAAGTCAGATCATCCTTGCACGTGTTATCAAATAGTTTTTCGCTCTGATCATAAAGGTACCGAATTATCGTCGGGTTGATTGGATATCCGTTGGGAATACAAGTTTAAAAAGCGCGGAAAAGTTCGATTCTCTTGTTTATCGATATGATTCTGAATTATCaccgttaaaaattgattcatttaTATTCACCGATTCGTCACAGTAAACTGACGTAAGATTTTCTAACATAGATTCCATCGTACAAAGGTGCActgttgtattattataattgaggTTGTATTCTCTGATGTCGTATGAGTCACAGAGCGCACATCATGTGTTACATAATAATACTTGTTCATGGAAATGATTGTGGTTGAATGAATATGTGCACACACTTGCTGCGCAAAACAGAAATCTATCATTGCATATTGATCACACGtcaatttctctctctcagtTGTCTAGTAGCTAGTAAAAACTGGGATAAAATAGGATACAGGATAGTACTACTACTCTACATATATCCACATCAGAACCTGCCAACAAGATTataaaatacagaaatatGTACGTAAACAGAGAAACTATCCTCATTTTTAACCGGTCTGTTTTCTACCCAgaagaatatttcaattattctacGTGTCACTCATCACAATCAAAGTATACAAGATGACTGCTAGGTGAAATGACACTTTttgaatatacgtatattcatCAGTCATCAGTCTTTATTGTGCATTACGACGTACAATAAAGGCGCTTGCTGAGAAGATAGTTATGAATTAAGGTCATTTTGTAAATATCATAAGTGAGTAGAATACGGATGACATAATTCAGTCTGGGCAAAAAACCATGACAGTTTACGAAACACGAGTAgtaatattttccaaaattaaattgaaaatgcttAATGGTAACCGATTGGCTCCTGGTGTTAGACAACCTACTCAACGTTGCTGCGTTGCCTTTAGTAGCACTTCGCTACGGTAAGTATGCTCTGCATTATCCACCGCTGTTGTGATGTTACGTGTGGCGGAGCATTAGCCGCTTACCAACTGGAATTTACCGTCCAGACACTTCGTAAATTAGTTCCAAAAACCTAATTGAAAAGCGTTATTGCAAACGGTGACACGAAACGCGAGTATGGggtttttcaaagtttcaagcgTCTCTCCGTTTCGTTCCACTGATATTTGCACCGACCCACGGAAAgcaaatatttgtaattattcgAGTGGATTGAAAAATCCGAAGGTACAAACTGCTCTAATCTCTCCTTCTAGATTAAAATTTCACGCAGCTTTCAAGACGCAAATGCAATAACGAGCCGCATTAATTTCAACAGTAACACATAACCCTATTGACGATCATCGTAGAGTGATTCATGAGTAACTATCCGTGGGTTGATTCATCGCGAAACATAACTCAGGCACTAACGTTTCATTTCGTAAAACAGCAGCATATCACTGGCAGAGTCCTATAGTTAATTACACGGAACATAACCAACGACACGTTATATTTTAGTCGTTCTAAGCATTAGTATGGCAAATATTACCACGCTTCTAGCTGTGCTTTTAGCAACGATCGCAGGTAAGAGGTACTCTGGGTTCATTTTCAGCTTATTTCGTACGCTATAACTTTACTCTATTCGCAACTTACTTTGCTACTCCGATCAAACTGCCAATCAATTTGCACAATCAATTCCTTAGGATGCGCAGCAATCCGTTGCTATCAGTGCAGTTCTTCTCAGGATCCTGAAAATGAGGACAACTGTGGAGCgtacgaaaaatttgacaagCAGCGAAATGTGCCGATCGAATGCAACAGTGAAGAATCTCACATGCCAGGATCGTTCTGCGTCAAAAAGACGCAACAGGGATCCAAAGGGTTCGTTTGTAAGTGAAtgtattcattcaattttcatttttctttcccgAGTGAGATGcacagatttttgtaggattattgtcattatattCACAGGGGATGGAAGATGGCGTCAAGTCATACGGCAGTGCGAATCTGTATCAAGTTCTGGCATGATGGATGTCTGCAATTGGGGCGTGGACGAGAATTTGATATATTGGGAGGAGTGTTACTGTTCTAGCGATGGATGTAACGGAGCATCGGATCTTAAACCCCTGACCATTTCAGTATTTACTACGATTTTTCTTGCCCTTCTATTTCTTTCTAAATAAGATACATCCGACAATTATTATAATGGTGATATATACCAGCGATTCCGTCCGTTTATAGTTTAATACACTAGTTTAATAAGTCGAAAAAGAACTGAATCGGATTTTATGACATGTTTTCAAGAAATTGTATTACTCCGTAATTTTATACcctatattaatattattaagaaaaattcgttcagATTTTGATAGTTCATGTAAGCACGAGCAATATTCATTATATATACGAACGTACTAGCGTTTATTAGAAAGTaggtattttttaaatatactgTTAGGtatcattatttttgtatACCTTTTTATacaaacgaatttttataaatatttacattttatgtACCAAAACTCAGTAGATGtctcgaaaattattttcactatcCGTATTCCCGATCTACCATCAAGCCACTGTGTTGGAGCAGTGGGCAGAAAAAGCTGTACACCAGTTTAAACATTGATAACTATTTTAATCATTATGATCAATATGCAAAAAATGTATATGCCcgctattttattttaatataaaagtgaaatttgtatgcataaaaaaacgataattaaaataaaaacaaaataatatttgaagTTGAAGAATTTATAGAAATATCAATTACTCGTTACAAGTATTGATTAAAATCGGGAACTGTTTAGATTCATGTTAAAAAGCATGTATGAATCTTTTTGTTTTAAcatcttttcaaagtaataGCGCAATGATTGAAGGCTGTGGTGTTATCATGAACTCACCGACGAATttgtaaagtataaaattcgTAACCGATACTTGCGTCCTCACCGTGTAATAGAATATTATCAAATATCCTGACGTGTTCAAATGCCTTAAAAACAGTCTAAAATCTATAATCGAGAGTGTATAATTAACGTACTGTGGGTACAGCTGAAGTGATAAAAGAGTGTTAACATAGGTGAGGACTAATTGAAGAATGCTAGAGCTGTCATGTGAATACGAAGGTTGCAACAACTGCAGAAGATATACGTTTATAACCCAGAATATAAAGGATATCCCATAAGAATTTTCCACGGCATTGTTGAAACTATACGTACCTacacttctcgcaaaaattaagggaacaacaaaattttcgaaattttttggtgattttcaacaggctgtatttcagtgaaaaatggtcgcacaagaaataaaaaaaccaagcttttgaagcttgaagactctagtttttgaattttttggttaaaaatttttcgaagcactattagccatgcaatccttggataaagcacgaagaaaaaattttcaaaattttttacactttttttttcgctctacgggcatggaaaaatttttccgagctaaaccaatgcataggtcgcatagcctgtttattcagcttcaagatgctttttttcaaacctcgATACGATCATTTGTCTTCGAGctatcgaattttgaatgccaaaggatcctttttcactcaactgccgATATCTCTAGAACTACTGGTCGCACAGCGAGCCGAAgagcagtttctttttctgcagaaaatttcctacaaaaatctgtcaaggttgatgtcaaaaaaattttttttccaccggtagcgttaacgtgaaaaaagagcaaataaatgccattttgcctttttttgaataatcgactgtatcttcgtcaatattggggggaaagcataggttagaagaaaattaatcactTCATGGTTACTGTGCCATTTGTCCTCTACTTTCTCATCTATTCCTAAATCAAACGTCGcgcattttttataattcggTTGTGACTATCACATACGCACCTTTCGATGAAGCGGTGAAGCGATTATCATATTCGTGTTTAAGAGGAATGTATCTCGTCCGCGGGTCGTCAGGTGAATAGAACACCTGGGTTCCCATAGACACAAGTTCATTCCCGTTTCTGACCAGTTCAACACAGTAATAAGGCTCTGAAACAGGGCCCAACATGTTGATTATCGGACCCACAGCTACTTCCTTTGAGACCGAATACGCGGAGGCAATCCCACGTTCCAGTATAATCTTGAGTTCGAATCCATATGGTTTTCCCTTCGCGATTTCCGTCTGTTGGCATCGCTGCACCGTTTCTCGTTATCGTTACTGAAATTCATGCGACATTCtgctataaataatattacgtaCAGCGAGTGTGAGAGATCGGGTTCTTGGTGGGATTAGAAATCCAGTAAGTCAAATTTATGTAAGAGGCTCGTTGAGATTACagttatgagagaaaaaatgtatgcatatatgtcAGTCCGTCTGATTCACGATGCGGGTTGACTGGATTATTCAACTCAAACCGcctatatataaataatcaatttcataCGGCTAATAATAAAACGACTCACCTGTCCTGGTCGCTAGATGTTGATCCAGAACTATTTATGGCACTTGCCTCGCCAATTGTATCACCGGTTTTATCGCTGCTTGACAAATCGAGGATAAGTGTTTCACCTGATATATAACGGTATTGAAAATCGgttgacatttttcattcgctaTTAAACCACGTGCAGCTTCCTTGATAGTTGATGATTATTCCAATTGCCGAATATAAAAAGTGCGATTACAAGGCACTAGCATctaattaattacaatttttaatgCGATAAAATCCATTAGCGTCTAACACATTACGCAAACTTTGAAATTCAGGATATGTAAAACACTTAGTTCTTCATTCGTATGGAGAAAGCAATATGCCTCTGCAACTGTGGCCCGCACTTTattagtataatttttttattaaccgGTATTGAGATCTCTCTTTTTATTGCATTAATAAGGGTATATTAGTTGGAAGTCGTCGGGAACCATGCGGATGACTGGCTTACAAGCGACTGACCGATCGCGACTTGTTATATATTTCTAAACCCGGTCGGAGGTCGTTGTTTAGGATGAAAGGACGTTTGCACAGACATTGGCTAAAGTCTATGTTGTATCAACTGGGAATTCACGTCCAGTTTACATATTCCGTTTTGTTTTGAACCGATGACCGTTAATACAGCCCCATTGTGCGTGTATGGATGTGTGCATACGACGGGTATAAGCAATAGCTATGAGCTGTATTCTCTTAAACATAACGACTTTATGATATCAGTGTGCAAACCAAGTAACATCGATATTTTATATCGTTGCGTAAATTTCTACGGAGGCCAGGaaagttgggaaaatttaTGACTGATAAACCGGATCACCCTTGAGCAATTCTCAAGACTTGAGTTACGGctgtttttattatacatgtaatacgtgTAAGAAGTACGTGACAGTTCTCATGCGATCCGTTTAGTCGTGGAATTTCGTTCATACACTCTCCTATTTCTCTACCCTATTCCACGCGGCTCTAGCTAATCAAAATATTGGTTGGCACGAAGAAGAAAGTAGAAAGTGCAATTAGGATAGGTAGCGGCGATTGCTACTTCCTGCAAAATTTTCGAGACAAGAATGTGGCTATAAatgtattttgaaaagaaatgcATTTGCTCTGGGAGCCCTTACACCCTGAACTTTCATGTAAATGTTTATAACTACAACCGACAACCGGTGGATTTGTAAGAGTTTATATTTGAATCGCGCGATACATATTTCGGACGAAAGTTTTCCAATAATTTCTAATTGTCAATACGCGTTACAGCTTGCATCAAAGGCTTGCGAGTTATCGTAGTCTTAATAGTTTATTCGATTCTGTAttggtataataattgttaacAATTATTGAAGGTGAGATTTTGTTGCAGGTGTTGAATGATGTGTTGAAATCGTAGAATGATATCTACGCATAGAAGTACACAGCTACTATAATTATCGATATATTATCCAATTATTAGCTAAAATAACCTTACAATAAAATGGTGTTATCAAAAGTCAGAGATATACTAGGCACatattcgagaaaaaaaaagaaaaagaagaaaaagaagactGGCTTATGTATAAAATCTTATAACGctaatgatattttatacatgtacaacgcagcgtgaaatttcatttggcTATCTAGGCTGTTCCATAATTTACATACTACTATAAATTTTCGCTCTAAATAAAGATTTTCAGATAAAACATAAATATGGAACTATTTCGAGCGActaataaatgataaataacTTCCAAGACAATCTAGAACGGGTCACTTGCCAGTCTTGGATTTTACTCTACTAGGAATACGAtcgaatttattttacttatatCTAGTTTACAACTTACGTCGTTGGTCGCAAGTTCTCATTGACCTGCGATTGAAAACTGGCGAACATCGCCAGTGAATAAGTCAGGAGCTACGATGCAATCGACTAAACGACGTCCTTCGTACGCTCAAGAATCGTATTAATTCCGAGAGTTTGTCGATGGGAATTTAGGAAGAGGATCGCACCTGCAGACGCAGCACGATGGAAAGAGGAACCAGTCCATGAATATACCCTTGCAGTCGTTGTCTGGATCGTAAGCGAGAAGACGATGCCACTTGTACTTTTGTTCGCATCCACAGTCGCCGCTGCATCTCTTCGTCCTTGTTATCCTGTCGAaagtacaagaaaaaaatctcttcgATAATACCGTCTATATTTCCGGTTGAAAACAATTCTGCGAAGTTGACAATATTGCGGAGAAATGTTTTCTCCCGAAAGTCACCAAAAACCTTGTTCTTTCTCCTGGTTCGTCTTGCCGCGTGACGATCTATCTGACTATACTCACGAACAGACTTCTTGGTGAATGGCTTGCTCGAAATGCTGGGTGTTGACGATCGCCCGAATTTTACCAGCGCTGTTGCTGGCCCAATATGGCGTCACTATCTCTATCTTTGATTCGCAAGCGTCAACCCTGGgaagtaaaatgaaacaagCATTCAACGATTGTTCCGAATTCCAACGGATATCGCAACTCCGTGTCAGCAATTCTTCACACACCTTCCGCTTTCGTTGTTCTGATTGTTGCCGAAGGATTGACGCGTGTTTCTCATCTTGGCGAAGTAGGACTCCCCGTCGGAATTACCCCCGTCGTCGTCTTCGGGTTTGGGCCCGCCATCCGGTATGTCGTGTTTCGAGGAGGCCCTTTTCCGGCGATGCCCAGCCGGTTCTCTGGTCGGCGGACCGTATTCTGTGCTCATCTCGAAATCCCCGTACATCCGTTTCATCAACGCCTTGTTCTCGTCGATGAAACGTTCTATCCGGTCGCTGTAACACATTGGTTTCTAGTCTGTAGGTTgacgtagaaaaataaatccagTGTAACGAATGGATTTCAACCGAAGAACACATGTATACGACGCAAGAATCAACCGCTACGTTAACTTCGCGTTATCTGTCAAGGATTATGCCGACACCATATGCTATAGATCAATTCCAGATTTGCATTTACCGCCGCGTTGCTGCGGTACAAGTTGTATCGACACGCGATCGGACAACCGATTAGTATTCCCgttttaaaagaaaatgtaaagaaTAAATCGTTGCAAGATGTACTTGTCAGATTCTATACAGGCATTAATAAAACACCGTCATCCGCGATTGCGATCACTTTTTATGCGTATTGAATCGAATCCCCAGATCACAAAATTATTCCAACGTTTTTCATTCCAGTAGTagttacgtcggaatagtaAAAGATACTATTCTGTCTTCATAAATTTCTAGATATGGATATAagattaatttcttttcttccaaATTGAACGTGCCGTGTTGCGTGTAACGGTGTCACGGTTCTGAAAAACGATCGAGTGATTTACTCGCAGCGACGAGGCGAAGCCCGAAAAATAAAGGAACGcg
Proteins encoded in this region:
- the LOC124310378 gene encoding uncharacterized protein LOC124310378 isoform X1, coding for MVTDWLLVLDNLLNVAALPLVALRYGCAAIRCYQCSSSQDPENEDNCGAYEKFDKQRNVPIECNSEESHMPGSFCVKKTQQGSKGFVWDGRWRQVIRQCESVSSSGMMDVCNWGVDENLIYWEECYCSSDGCNGASDLKPLTISVFTTIFLALLFLSK
- the LOC124310378 gene encoding uncharacterized protein LOC124310378 isoform X2, with amino-acid sequence MANITTLLAVLLATIAGCAAIRCYQCSSSQDPENEDNCGAYEKFDKQRNVPIECNSEESHMPGSFCVKKTQQGSKGFVWDGRWRQVIRQCESVSSSGMMDVCNWGVDENLIYWEECYCSSDGCNGASDLKPLTISVFTTIFLALLFLSK